A DNA window from Schistocerca americana isolate TAMUIC-IGC-003095 chromosome 4, iqSchAmer2.1, whole genome shotgun sequence contains the following coding sequences:
- the LOC124613616 gene encoding extensin-like, with product MKVWCGLLVVAVVLESALALDLGLSSLFGGSSEAGKEAVAEAVESADVSPSAGAAADSAEGKQTLAQPPPLQLPGLPPLPGIPGLPALPTLPPLPVTLPSLPGMPPIHRTETVYATRTVFVEVTKKVTEHPVCVTMYGVKPPCFGPHEHGKYRENEDDEDDYPEEGLYISPSSAKRITATAAPDSGLHFEYREGRSSEQDSTALEGSTSLEASAGDAESEREARYLEFRRATPAPEEVATALEETALALPSEKQQRVFNNLLPAVIVTRILTKTLWVTKVEKVIDKHVTATMEIKNCVPPDSKIPFCKKSDKPKPPPPVHKPDHYDYDHYDHNPSQGDHKPDYYDDKPDHYDHKPGPYNHKPAPYDHKPPSHPPPKPDYYEHKPHQPPPPPPKPDYYDHKPHHPPPPPPPKPDYYDHKPDYPPPPPPKPDYYDHKPDYPPPPPPKPDYYDHKPDHPPPPPPKPDYYDHKPHHHAPPPPPPKPDYYDHKPHPPPPDYYENKPDHPPPPPPPKPDYYDHKPHPPPPPPAKPDYYDHKPDHPPPPPPKPDYYDHKPHPPPPPPAKPDYYDHKPDHPPPPPPPPKPDYYDHKPHPPPPPPPAKPDYYDHKPDHSPPAPKPDYPPHPPKPDYPPKTAHYDHKPASSPHPVPPPKPDHYKPVHETKPEHFDYKPDHHEYDYPEPSPKPVHVKPVYDDHDYDYDHKPAHPDSKPTHPQYDLEHDYKPGHYKHSYHHFINGDHETEKPEPVSTPPNEHDDEESPHKPPLTEAIPPPPTTPSPSTPPVKAPSSGKVQ from the exons ATGAAGGTGTGGTGCGGCCTGCTGGTGGTGGCCGTGGTGCTGGAGTCGGCCCTGGCCCTGGACCTGGGCCTGAGCAGCCTGTTCGGCGGCAGCAGCGAAGCCGGGAAGGAGGCTGTAGCTGAGGCGGTGGAGAGCGCGGACGTCAGCCCCAGCGCCGGCGCGGCCGCCGACTCCGCGGAGGGCAAGCAGACGCTGGcgcagccgccgccgctgcagcTGCCGGGCTTGCCGCCGCTGCCGGGCATCCCGGGCCTGCCGGCGCTGCCCACGCTGCCGCCGTTGCCCGTCACGCTGCCCTCGCTGCCGGGCATGCCGCCCATACACCGCACCGAGACCGTCTATGCCACGCGCACCGTCTTCGTCGAG GTAACGAAGAAGGTGACGGAGCACCCGGTGTGTGTGACTATGTACGGCGTCAAGCCGCCATGCTTCGGACCGCACGAGCACGGCAAGTACCGCGAGAATGAAGACGACGAAGACGACTACCCAGAGGAGGGGCTCTACATCAGCCCGTCTTCCGCCAAGAG GATCACCGCCACAGCCGCTCCCGACTCTGGTCTGCATTTCGAGTACCGCGAGGGTCGCAGTTCCGAACAGGACAGCACTGCGCTGGAGGGGAGCACCTCGCTGGAGGCCTCCGCGGGAGACGCCGAGAGCGAGCGCGAGGCGCGCTACCTGGAGTTCCGCCGCGCCACGCCGGCGCCCGAAGAGGTGGCCACGGCTCTGGAGGAGACAGCCCTCGCCCTGCCCTCCGAGAAGCAGCAGCGCGTCTTCAACAACCTGCTGCCCGCCGTCATCGTCACGAGGATACTCACTAAGACACTCTGGGTGACCAAAGTGGAAAAGGTCATCGACAAACACGTCACAGCCACTATGGAAATCAAAAACTGCGTACCCCCTGATAGCAAGATTCCGTTCTGCAAAAAGAGTGACAAGCCCAAACCGCCGCCACCTGTTCACAAACCCGATCACTATGACTATGACCACTACGACCACAATCCCAGTCAGGGTGATCACAAACCTGACTACTATGATGACAAACCTGACCACTACGATCACAAACCAGGCCCATATAACCATAAACCAGCACCCTATGATCACAAACCACCTTCTCATCCTCCTCCAAAACCGGATTACTATGAGCACAAACCGcatcaacctcctcctcctccaccaaaaCCGGATTACTATGACCACAAACCACACcatccgcctcctcctcctcctccaaagccAGATTACTACGATCACAAACCAGactatcctcctcctccccctccaaagCCAGATTACTACGATCACAAACCAGactatcctcctcctccccctccaaagCCAGATTACTACGATCACAAACCAGaccatcctcctcctccccctccaaagCCAGATTACTATGACCACAAACCGCACCATCatgctccacctcctcctcccccaaagCCAGATTACTATGACCACAAACCGCATCCTCCTCCA CCAGATTACTATGAGAACAAACCAGAccatcccccacctcctcctcctccaaagccAGATTACTATGACCACAAAccgcatcctcctcctcctcctcctgcaaaACCAGATTACTATGACCACAAACCAGAccatcctccccctcctcctccaaaGCCAGATTACTATGACCACAAAccgcatcctcctcctcctcctccagcaaaACCAGATTACTATGACCACAAACCAGAccatcctccccctcctcctcctcctccaaagccAGATTACTATGACCACAAAccgcatcctcctcctcctcctccgccagcAAAGCCAGATTACTATGACCACAAACCAGACCACTCTCCCCCTGCACCTAAGCCAGACTATCCTCCACATCCTCCCAAGCCAGACTACCCTCCAAAAACAGCCCACTATGACCACAAACCTGCGTCCTCACCTCATCCAGTCCCTCCACCTAAACCAGACCACTATAAGCCAGTTCATGAAACGAAACCCGAACACTTTGATTACAAGCCAGATCATCACGAATACGACTATCCAGAACCTTCACCAAAGCCTGTTCACGTTAAGCCTGTTTACGATGACCATGACTATGATTATGACCACAAACCAGCACATCCTGACAGCAAGCCCACTCATCCACAATATGATCTCGAACATGACTACAAGCCTGGCCACTACAAACATTCTTATCATCACTTCATTAATGGAGACCACGAAACTGAAAAGCCAGAGCCGGTCTCGACACCACCAAATGAGCATGACGACGAAGAATCACCACATAAGCCACCACTGACAGAggccattcctcctcctcctacgACACCATCTCCTTCAACTCCTCCAGTGAAAGCACCCTCTTCAGGCAAAGTGCAATGA